The region CTATGAAATGCCAGACATGTAATAAACAAATGAAGTATAAAACTAATCTACGATTTAATCAGTATACTTTGCGAGGATATAAATGTTCTTGCGGTGAAGAATATTATCATCCAGAAGATACTCAACGAGTCTTAATGATGAATAAACTGCAGAAACAAGCAATAAAAGCAAAACTAGGCAGAATTAGAAGCAACCTTATTCTAAGATTGCCTAAAGATGTTGAAACAGCATTAAATTTCCATGAAGGTGAAAAAGTTATTCTTAAAATAGAAAAAGATTGTTTGAAAATTAAACCATGTGTTTAAGACGGCTCCAGTGAAAATCTCGGCATAGCCTCGGTTTTGGTGCCGTGATTATCTCACCTATGTTAACAAGGAAAAAATTCCCATTGGAATTTCCTTTTTTCCCACATATCAATTAGAAAGATAATCACCAGCATGGCACCAAAAACTACATTTTCACCGGAGCCGCTTAAGACTATATCTTTATTTGATCATATTTATCAACAATAACATCTGCTCCTCGCAAATGTTCTTTAGTAAATGTTGTTGTCAACGCAACACATTTCATTCCGGCATTTTTTGCTGCTTTAATGCCATTAGGCGAATCTTCAATTACGATACAATGTTCAGGTTTAACTCCTAACTGTTCTGCAGCGAATAGAAAAACTGCAGGATCTGGTTTAGGAACATGATTGACATCTGCAATTGAATAAATATTATTATTAAATAATGAATATATCTTTAACTTTTTTTCAATGAGATCTATAAACATCTGGCCTGATGCAGTTGCAACGCAAGTTTTAAGCTGCTGTTGCTTTACTTTTTTAAAAAACACTAAAAAACCAGGAATAAAATCAATCTCTTTATTGTAATAATCCATAACTAATTTTCTTCGCTCATCAATAAAATCATCAATCTTAATATCAAGATCATAATAATCAAGCAAAATACCGCAGCTTTCTCTAAAGCCTTTTCCAACACACATTACTTTCAGTATGTCTCGCTGGTAGTTTTTACCATACTTTTTAAGAGCTTCAGCAGTAGCTTTGTCCCAAATACCTTCTGAGTCAACAATCACTCCATCCATGTCAAATATAACTGCTGTTATAACCATAACAATCAACTTTTGCATCTTGTTATACATTTTCTACAGAGCCATTAATACCAACTGTGTAGAAAATCTCGGCATAGCCTCGGTTTTGGCATCAGTTCGGCTTGTGATAT is a window of Candidatus Woesearchaeota archaeon DNA encoding:
- a CDS encoding HAD family phosphatase; translated protein: MVITAVIFDMDGVIVDSEGIWDKATAEALKKYGKNYQRDILKVMCVGKGFRESCGILLDYYDLDIKIDDFIDERRKLVMDYYNKEIDFIPGFLVFFKKVKQQQLKTCVATASGQMFIDLIEKKLKIYSLFNNNIYSIADVNHVPKPDPAVFLFAAEQLGVKPEHCIVIEDSPNGIKAAKNAGMKCVALTTTFTKEHLRGADVIVDKYDQIKI
- a CDS encoding AbrB/MazE/SpoVT family DNA-binding domain-containing protein gives rise to the protein MKCQTCNKQMKYKTNLRFNQYTLRGYKCSCGEEYYHPEDTQRVLMMNKLQKQAIKAKLGRIRSNLILRLPKDVETALNFHEGEKVILKIEKDCLKIKPCV